In Pseudomonadaceae bacterium SI-3, the sequence GAAGGCGAGATCCAGCTCGGCGACGCCGTGCTTTCGCGCCGTGGTTTTACCCTGGCGCCCGAGAAGCGCAGGGTCGGCATGGTGTTTCAGGACTATGCCCTGTTCCCGCATCTGACCGTGACGGAAAACATTGGCTTCGGTATCCGCAAGCATCCGCAATCGCAACGCATCGTGCGAGAAATGCTTGACCTGGTGCATCTCGCGCCGCTCGGCAAACGCTATCCGCACGAGCTTTCCGGCGGCCAGCAACAGCGTGTTGCGCTCGCCCGAGCCCTTGCGCCCGAGCCGGAACTGCTTTTACTAGACGAGCCTTTCTCCAACCTCGATGGCGACCTGCGCCGGCGCCTGAGCCACGAAGTTCGCGAAATTCTCAAGGCGCGTGGCACCAGCGCCATTCTCGTCACCCACGATCAGGAAGAAGCCTTCGCTGTCAGCGATCAGGTCGGCGTGTTCAAGGATGGTCGGCTGGAACAGTGGGACACGCCGTTCAACCTGTACCATGAGCCGCTTACACCCTTCGTGGCGAGTTTCATAGGCCAGGGGTATTTCATCCGCGGCCAGCTGATTGACCCGGAGACAGTACAGACCGAACTGGGCGTCATTCGCGGCAACCGCGCCTACACCATGCCGGCTGGCAGCTCGGTGGATGTCCTGCTGCGTCCGGATGACATCGTCTATTCGCCGGAAAGCAGACTCAAGGCGCTCATCGTCGGCAAGACATTCCTTGGCGCCTCGACGCTGTATCGCCTGCAGCTGCCTACCGGCAATCAGCTGGAGGGGATATTTCCCAGCCACGCGGACTACCCGACTGGCCAGGAAGTCGGTATTGCCATTGCTGCCGACCATTTAGTGGTGTTTCCTGCGCAGGGCAGCGTGGCCGCCCATGAAAAGCTGCCAGACGCGGGCGTGCGTCGCTACAGCAGCAACGTCTGATCGCTGACAGCGCTGCGCCTCGCCTTAGCCCTCCAACGATCCTTGCACCGCCTCGCCACCTTGTGTCTTGAGGCGGCGCCCCTTGAAGAACTCGCTCAGCACCTGGCTGCACGCGTCCGCGCTCACCCCGCCCTCGATTAATACGCGGTGGTTGAGGAAATGCTGCGAAAAGAACTCTCCGCGACTGACCGCAACGCCAGCCTTGGGCTCCGTGGCGCCATACACCACCCGCTGAATACGCGAGTGGACGATCAAGCCTGCGCACATGCTGCAAGGCTCCAGCGTCACGTACAGCGTGCTGCCCGGCAACCGATAGTTTTCCAGGCTCGCCGCTGCATCGCGAATAGCGACCATCTCAGCGTGAGCACTGGGGTCGTGAGTGGAGATCGGACAATTGAAACCGCGGCCGATAACCTTGCCATCCTTTACGACCACCGCACCGACCGGCACCTCCCCTAGCCTTGCGCCTTCGGCCGCAAGCGACAACGCCTCGCGCATGAACTCATCATCGCGAGAACGATCAATGATCACCGGCTTTTTCATCTATTCCACCCGACTGTCGCTTCCATCAAACCACTTCAATCGCCGCCATCAGCCCGGTTTCCATGTGATCGATCACATGACAGTGGAACATCCATACACCAGGATTATCCGCCACCAGCGCAATTCGGGCCGTCTCGTTCTTGCCGAGCAAGTAAGTGTCGGTATACCAGGGATCGATTCGTTTGCGGTTAGACGAGATGACCTTGAAGGTCATACCGTGTAGATGAATCGGGTGCTGATATTGGCTGAGGTTGCGCAGCTCGAATATGTAATGACCGTTTTTCTTCAACGTGGCAATGGGCCGATCCGCACAGGTCTTGTCATTGATGTCCCAAGCCTGACCATTGATCTGCCAGAACGTGAACGCGTCGCCCTGCGCCGCGTCGCTGGACAACGTGCCGGCCCACTCGAAGTTGAAGCGCAGCGTTTCGGCCCGCTGCAGGTCCGGTTCAGCGATTGGGTTGGCTGGCAGCGGTGCCGGCCAGTTACCCTCGTCTTCTGTCGTGGCGATCGATGAGAGCGTAGCCAGCCTCAATGGGCCATTGCGCAAGGATAGCTGCTCGCCAGCAGGCGGCACTTTCAAGGCCAGATCGATGCGCATTCCCGGCCCCAGCCAATAGGCTTTCCCCAGAGGCCGCGGCGCGATCGGGTTGCCATCGATTGCATAGATACGCGCACTACCACCCGGCAGGTTCAGCCGGTAGGTGACGGTGTTGGTGAGATTGATGATGCGCAAACGCACCACTTGGCCCGCCGGCAGTTCAAGGGTTGGCGCGTGCTCCCCATTGATGGTCGACAATACGCCAGGTGTTCCTCCTCGGGCAGCTTCTCGCGGTACGCTGAAATCGGTGAAGTGTCCCTGCTTGTCGACATGCCAGTTCTTAAGGCTTAGCGTTCGCTCATGGCGAAAACCGCTCGGCTCGCGCTCCTCGACAATCAACGGCCCTACCAGGCCGCGCCCCAGCTGCTCGGCGCTCGACGTGTGTGGGTGATACCAGAAACTACCCGCGTCCGGCACTTGAAACAAATAATCGAACGACTCGCCAGGCAAGACAGGCAGCTGGGAAACATAAGGAACCCCATCCATATTCAGCGGCAGGCGGATGCCATGCCAATGGATAGTGGTGGGCTCCGGCAGGTGATTGGTGAAGCGCACCCGCAACCACTCCCCCTGTCTGGCGCGCAGTTCGACGCCCGGCGCCTGCCCACCGTAGCACCATGCTGGGGTCTTGGTGCCGGCGATCAACTCGATCTCAGCTGGAGCTGCGATCAGCTCGTAATCATGGGTCACGGGATCAGCGGGACGCCCAAGCCAATAGCGTGCTCCGCCACCGGCAACGCCCAACGCCGCTAGCCCAGCTAACCCGGACAGCACTTTCCTTCGGGTAAAAGTCATTTCATTCTCATCAAAACTGCACGAGCAGTGGCACAAACAACTAGATTGGAATCGCTCGCATTTGCATCATGCTACAGCTTCGTGCGCTATGTCGCAGCATGCAAGCAATGCCCCTAGCAAGCCCCTCAATTAATAACAGCGAACCCTAGCGCCTGATCGCGCGTCTACTAAGGAGACATCCATATCGAGGAGGC encodes:
- a CDS encoding iron ABC transporter ATP-binding protein, whose protein sequence is MSHEPLLHLRNLDCGYGGQSIVQSLNLHLNRGDIGCLLGPSGCGKTTTLRAIAGFEHVNEGEIQLGDAVLSRRGFTLAPEKRRVGMVFQDYALFPHLTVTENIGFGIRKHPQSQRIVREMLDLVHLAPLGKRYPHELSGGQQQRVALARALAPEPELLLLDEPFSNLDGDLRRRLSHEVREILKARGTSAILVTHDQEEAFAVSDQVGVFKDGRLEQWDTPFNLYHEPLTPFVASFIGQGYFIRGQLIDPETVQTELGVIRGNRAYTMPAGSSVDVLLRPDDIVYSPESRLKALIVGKTFLGASTLYRLQLPTGNQLEGIFPSHADYPTGQEVGIAIAADHLVVFPAQGSVAAHEKLPDAGVRRYSSNV
- a CDS encoding tRNA adenosine(34) deaminase TadA — translated: MKKPVIIDRSRDDEFMREALSLAAEGARLGEVPVGAVVVKDGKVIGRGFNCPISTHDPSAHAEMVAIRDAAASLENYRLPGSTLYVTLEPCSMCAGLIVHSRIQRVVYGATEPKAGVAVSRGEFFSQHFLNHRVLIEGGVSADACSQVLSEFFKGRRLKTQGGEAVQGSLEG
- a CDS encoding copper oxidase, with the translated sequence MTFTRRKVLSGLAGLAALGVAGGGARYWLGRPADPVTHDYELIAAPAEIELIAGTKTPAWCYGGQAPGVELRARQGEWLRVRFTNHLPEPTTIHWHGIRLPLNMDGVPYVSQLPVLPGESFDYLFQVPDAGSFWYHPHTSSAEQLGRGLVGPLIVEEREPSGFRHERTLSLKNWHVDKQGHFTDFSVPREAARGGTPGVLSTINGEHAPTLELPAGQVVRLRIINLTNTVTYRLNLPGGSARIYAIDGNPIAPRPLGKAYWLGPGMRIDLALKVPPAGEQLSLRNGPLRLATLSSIATTEDEGNWPAPLPANPIAEPDLQRAETLRFNFEWAGTLSSDAAQGDAFTFWQINGQAWDINDKTCADRPIATLKKNGHYIFELRNLSQYQHPIHLHGMTFKVISSNRKRIDPWYTDTYLLGKNETARIALVADNPGVWMFHCHVIDHMETGLMAAIEVV